Proteins from a single region of Alphaproteobacteria bacterium:
- a CDS encoding bile acid:sodium symporter family protein produces the protein MIDRLVQLFPLWALLGVAAAYSWPGPFEGLGSWIGPLLGLIMLGMGLTLTPGDFLRAVRRPGFVLLGLGLQFSVMPLAAWAVGLALNLDPVLLVGLILVGAAPGGTASNIVTYLARGDVALSITLTTVSTLVAIVLTPLLTWLLAGHRITVPAWEMLETMILIILLPVAVGTVVNTVAGRHRHALVAVFPLISLAALVLILMVIFALNRAQLEILGLTLFLAVLAHNAIGLAAGYGASRLFGADRRTARTLAIEVGMQNSGLAVALAAKFFPAAAALPGAIFSIWHNLSGAALAGFWRRGSATDIRPGQNRAKVLRGQGEEH, from the coding sequence GTGATCGATCGTCTGGTGCAACTGTTTCCGCTTTGGGCGCTGCTGGGGGTCGCAGCCGCCTATAGCTGGCCGGGGCCTTTCGAGGGGTTGGGGAGCTGGATAGGCCCGCTTCTCGGTCTCATCATGCTCGGCATGGGGCTTACCCTGACGCCCGGGGATTTCCTGCGTGCCGTTCGCCGGCCAGGCTTCGTTCTCCTGGGCCTTGGGCTTCAGTTCTCGGTCATGCCGCTGGCGGCCTGGGCCGTCGGCCTTGCCCTCAATCTCGATCCCGTGCTCCTCGTGGGGCTCATTCTGGTGGGCGCAGCGCCGGGCGGGACAGCCTCCAACATCGTCACATATCTCGCGCGCGGCGATGTCGCGCTTTCAATCACGCTGACCACGGTCTCCACCCTCGTGGCCATTGTCCTGACGCCGCTCCTGACATGGTTGCTGGCCGGCCATCGGATCACGGTTCCGGCATGGGAGATGCTCGAGACGATGATTCTCATCATTCTTCTGCCGGTGGCGGTGGGGACGGTGGTCAATACTGTTGCCGGGCGCCATCGCCACGCGCTTGTGGCCGTGTTTCCGCTGATCTCCCTGGCCGCGCTGGTTCTGATCCTGATGGTGATTTTCGCCCTCAACCGGGCCCAGCTCGAAATCCTGGGCCTGACCCTGTTTCTCGCGGTTCTCGCCCACAACGCCATTGGCCTGGCGGCGGGCTACGGCGCGAGCCGTCTGTTCGGCGCCGATCGGCGCACAGCCCGCACCCTGGCGATCGAGGTGGGGATGCAGAATTCCGGCCTCGCCGTGGCACTGGCGGCCAAGTTTTTCCCGGCCGCCGCCGCCCTGCCGGGCGCAATCTTCTCGATCTGGCACAACCTGTCCGGCGCCGCGCTCGCAGGCTTCTGGCGTCGCGGATCGGCGACAGACATCCGCCCGGGCCAAAATCGCGCCAAAGTTCTCCGGGGCCAGGGTGAAGAACATTAA
- a CDS encoding LLM class flavin-dependent oxidoreductase: MSDLKFGMYVEFQCPPGQDHAELINDVIAAAEHLDDHGFSSFNTLEHPWFPKFAINVAPMPLFVKLAERTRNLRFRTLCHTLPLHNPMVLAGEIAETDILTNGRIDCGIGRGHGWLQEPANIPFEESLGRFNEAIEILINGWTKERFDFHGQYYTCENLEIVPKPIQKPHPPIYQVGTSSKSFTQAGQRGWNIVIGGPAPTSLFVEPYNVYVDSCKSAGNTPNVGYVKAIYLDEDEKVAMREAETAAMRFIEYNTSPLFEMDRPEEKRERLRAGGFHFYAVDDFLKLRDLSFQDLVDMEIVFVGTPEKVTQQFLKLYDTIQYDELIIISNYGGMELNKTIKNQELFARKVAPALRRAIAEKKKAAE; this comes from the coding sequence ATGTCTGATCTCAAATTCGGGATGTATGTCGAGTTTCAGTGCCCGCCGGGCCAGGATCACGCCGAGCTCATCAACGACGTGATTGCCGCGGCCGAGCATCTGGACGACCACGGATTTTCAAGCTTCAACACGCTCGAACACCCGTGGTTTCCCAAATTCGCCATTAACGTGGCGCCGATGCCGTTGTTCGTGAAACTGGCCGAGCGCACGCGCAATCTCCGCTTCCGCACTCTTTGCCATACCCTGCCGCTTCATAATCCGATGGTGCTCGCCGGCGAGATCGCTGAAACGGATATTCTGACCAACGGGCGGATCGATTGCGGTATCGGGCGTGGCCATGGCTGGTTGCAGGAACCCGCCAATATCCCGTTCGAGGAGAGTCTCGGCCGGTTCAACGAAGCGATTGAAATCCTGATCAACGGCTGGACGAAGGAGCGCTTCGATTTCCACGGCCAGTATTACACCTGCGAAAACCTCGAAATCGTGCCCAAGCCGATCCAGAAACCACATCCGCCGATCTATCAGGTGGGGACGAGCTCCAAGTCGTTCACCCAGGCGGGTCAGCGCGGCTGGAATATCGTGATCGGTGGTCCGGCCCCGACGAGCCTTTTCGTCGAGCCCTACAACGTCTATGTCGATTCCTGCAAGTCGGCCGGCAATACGCCCAATGTCGGCTATGTGAAGGCGATTTATCTCGATGAGGACGAGAAGGTGGCGATGCGCGAGGCGGAAACCGCCGCCATGCGCTTTATCGAATACAATACCTCGCCGCTTTTCGAAATGGACCGCCCCGAGGAGAAGCGCGAGCGACTCCGGGCCGGCGGCTTCCATTTCTATGCGGTGGACGACTTTCTCAAGTTGCGCGACCTGTCGTTCCAGGATCTCGTTGATATGGAAATCGTCTTCGTCGGTACACCCGAGAAGGTAACGCAGCAGTTCCTCAAGTTGTATGACACGATCCAGTATGACGAGCTGATCATCATCAGCAATTATGGTGGCATGGAACTGAACAAGACGATCAAGAATCAGGAGCTTTTCGCTCGCAAGGTGGCGCCGGCTCTGCGTCGGGCCATTGCCGAGAAGAAAAAAGCGGCCGAATAG
- a CDS encoding dienelactone hydrolase family protein, with amino-acid sequence MPSETPTPFDARTLPKLTGPSRAPASGGPARQLVVLLHGVGSNGENLIPLADAWRARLPDAAFIAPNGPFPFDIEPMPDAYQWFSISGITRENRPARVVAAAPIIESFLDEMLASHGLANRDLALIGFSQGTIMSFHLALTRTPEIAGIVGYSGRLPDPDGDFSTVAAKPPMLLVHGAADPVIPIAHLDEAAKKLIPAGVAVETVVRPGLPHSIDNEGLERGGDFLARIFGVRP; translated from the coding sequence GTGCCGTCCGAAACACCGACACCGTTTGATGCCAGGACATTACCGAAACTGACCGGCCCGTCGCGGGCGCCCGCCTCGGGCGGACCGGCGCGCCAGCTTGTCGTGCTGTTACATGGTGTCGGCAGCAATGGTGAGAACCTGATTCCACTGGCCGATGCCTGGCGGGCGCGCCTGCCGGACGCGGCCTTTATCGCCCCGAACGGACCGTTTCCGTTCGATATCGAGCCTATGCCGGATGCTTATCAGTGGTTCAGCATCAGCGGCATTACCCGCGAGAACCGCCCCGCCCGGGTGGTGGCGGCGGCACCGATCATCGAATCTTTTCTCGATGAAATGCTGGCGTCGCACGGCCTGGCCAACCGCGATCTGGCGCTGATCGGGTTTTCGCAGGGCACGATCATGTCCTTCCATCTGGCACTGACCCGCACGCCCGAAATCGCCGGAATCGTCGGCTATTCCGGGCGCCTGCCGGACCCGGATGGCGACTTCTCGACCGTCGCCGCCAAGCCGCCCATGCTGCTGGTGCACGGCGCGGCCGATCCGGTCATCCCCATTGCGCATCTGGACGAGGCGGCCAAAAAGCTCATCCCGGCGGGCGTCGCGGTGGAGACCGTGGTTCGGCCCGGCCTGCCGCACAGCATCGATAATGAGGGCCTGGAGCGCGGCGGCGATTTCCTCGCCCGGATCTTTGGCGTCAGGCCTTAG
- a CDS encoding quinone oxidoreductase — MEPAPHAFLPLGLLPGHFLLHLVRPAGKAGPGEALLRQTAIGMNLMEVGLRMGTYPGPALPFIPGVESTGVVEAVGPGVSVVKPGDRVGCAGLPVGSYAEKRVFPADRLIPLPDDIPDETAAASMVAAMTADYLLKRTYKVGPGTKMLIHAAAGGTGLMVCQIAKHLGAEVMGTVSSEEKAEIARQNGCTHPIIYTRENFADRVLEITDGRGADVIYDSIGKDTFYESVRCLHRFGTLGLFGVASGLPEPLQLMTLDLLTEQKFTRPSFYAQVAEREDLLAIAENVFGYLRDGVLKVRVDRSMALRDAAEGHRAVESRQTVGSLVFVP, encoded by the coding sequence ATGGAACCTGCACCGCACGCATTTTTGCCATTAGGATTGCTCCCGGGTCACTTCCTGTTGCACCTTGTCCGCCCGGCGGGGAAAGCCGGCCCGGGGGAGGCCCTGCTCCGTCAGACGGCGATCGGCATGAATCTGATGGAAGTGGGACTGCGCATGGGCACCTATCCCGGTCCCGCGCTGCCTTTTATCCCCGGCGTCGAATCGACCGGCGTTGTCGAGGCGGTGGGTCCCGGCGTAAGCGTGGTCAAGCCGGGCGACCGGGTCGGCTGCGCCGGACTGCCCGTTGGCAGCTACGCCGAAAAGAGGGTGTTCCCGGCCGACCGGCTGATCCCGCTGCCCGACGATATTCCGGACGAGACGGCGGCAGCGAGCATGGTCGCCGCCATGACCGCCGATTACCTGCTCAAGCGCACCTACAAGGTGGGACCGGGCACGAAGATGCTCATTCACGCGGCCGCCGGCGGTACCGGCCTCATGGTCTGCCAGATCGCGAAGCATCTGGGTGCCGAGGTCATGGGCACGGTGAGCAGCGAGGAAAAGGCCGAAATCGCCCGCCAGAACGGCTGCACGCACCCCATCATCTATACCCGCGAAAATTTCGCCGACCGAGTGCTTGAGATCACAGACGGGCGCGGCGCGGATGTCATCTATGATTCCATCGGCAAGGACACGTTTTACGAGTCAGTCCGCTGTCTTCACCGCTTCGGGACACTCGGGCTGTTCGGCGTGGCAAGCGGATTGCCCGAACCGCTTCAGCTCATGACTCTCGATCTTCTGACGGAACAGAAATTCACCCGGCCCAGCTTTTATGCACAGGTCGCCGAGCGCGAAGATTTGCTGGCGATTGCCGAGAACGTTTTTGGCTACCTGCGCGACGGTGTCCTCAAGGTCAGGGTCGATCGCAGCATGGCGCTCAGGGATGCGGCCGAAGGGCACCGCGCCGTGGAATCACGCCAGACCGTGGGATCGCTTGTTTTTGTTCCCTAA
- a CDS encoding alcohol dehydrogenase, protein MAKMRAVQVPSAGADFELVERDVPEPGPRQVRIRVEACGICHSDQIIKDGLFPGITYPRIPGHEISGIVDRLGPEVAGWKVGDKVGVGWHGGHCFVCRACRKGDFVHCENQDITGLSVDGGYAEYAIVRQEALAHRPGELSAAEAAPLCCAGITVFNALRNAGAQPGDTVAVLGVGGLGHLAIQFAARQGYRVIAISGSADKQNLARTLGAHHYIDTSREDMAEALMKLGGAEVILGTAPDVAPLTAAVGGLGRRGRLLILGVSAGNMEISPVHMVMGSRSVAGWASGSAVDSEDTLNFSALTGVRPMVETFPLKDVAAAYQHMMDNRARFRVVLEI, encoded by the coding sequence ATGGCAAAAATGCGTGCGGTGCAGGTTCCATCGGCGGGAGCGGATTTCGAGCTTGTGGAGCGCGACGTGCCGGAGCCGGGGCCTCGCCAGGTGCGCATCAGGGTTGAGGCATGTGGCATCTGCCACAGTGACCAGATCATCAAGGACGGGCTCTTCCCGGGGATCACCTATCCACGGATTCCCGGCCATGAAATCTCGGGGATCGTCGACAGGCTGGGACCGGAGGTTGCCGGCTGGAAGGTCGGCGACAAGGTGGGTGTCGGCTGGCATGGAGGCCACTGTTTTGTCTGCCGCGCCTGTCGCAAAGGTGATTTCGTGCATTGCGAGAACCAGGACATCACGGGTCTCTCGGTCGATGGTGGATACGCCGAATACGCCATCGTCCGACAGGAAGCGCTGGCGCATCGCCCGGGGGAGTTGAGCGCGGCCGAGGCGGCGCCCCTGTGCTGTGCGGGCATCACCGTATTCAACGCCTTGCGCAATGCGGGGGCGCAGCCGGGCGATACTGTCGCCGTGCTGGGCGTGGGAGGACTCGGTCATCTCGCGATCCAGTTCGCGGCCAGGCAGGGCTATCGCGTCATTGCCATTTCGGGCAGTGCCGACAAGCAGAACCTGGCCAGGACGCTCGGCGCGCATCATTACATCGATACGTCGCGCGAGGACATGGCCGAAGCGTTGATGAAGCTGGGCGGCGCCGAGGTTATCCTGGGTACTGCGCCCGACGTGGCCCCGCTCACGGCGGCCGTGGGCGGGCTGGGTCGGCGCGGCCGGCTTCTCATTCTCGGCGTGTCGGCCGGCAACATGGAAATCAGCCCCGTTCACATGGTCATGGGCAGCCGGTCCGTTGCCGGCTGGGCCAGCGGCTCGGCCGTTGATTCCGAGGATACGCTCAACTTCAGCGCGCTTACAGGGGTCCGGCCGATGGTCGAGACGTTTCCGCTCAAGGATGTCGCTGCCGCCTACCAGCACATGATGGATAACCGGGCACGTTTCCGGGTGGTTCTCGAAATCTAG
- a CDS encoding peroxiredoxin-like family protein, whose product MSLKEELDQFRAGMAEKIPPEVREIMGKAIEEIRAAGLDKKAPAAGAKAPDFDLPDATGKTVSSAELRGKGPMVLTFYRGEWCPFCNLELNALQKKLPEIEALGASLVAVSPQTPDHSLSMTEKNNLSFAVLSDVGNTVARKYGLTFSLSEDLKPVYKQLGVDLAAFNGTDDYELPMAATFVIDEDGAVLLSHVDADYTSRLEPDEIVAALKQAKA is encoded by the coding sequence ATGTCTCTGAAGGAAGAACTCGATCAATTCAGGGCCGGCATGGCGGAAAAGATCCCCCCGGAGGTTCGGGAAATCATGGGAAAGGCCATTGAGGAAATCCGCGCGGCCGGGCTCGACAAGAAGGCGCCGGCAGCGGGCGCGAAGGCGCCGGACTTCGATCTTCCCGATGCCACGGGAAAAACCGTTTCGTCAGCGGAGTTGCGCGGGAAGGGGCCGATGGTCCTGACGTTCTATCGCGGCGAATGGTGTCCTTTCTGCAATCTGGAACTTAACGCGCTGCAAAAGAAACTGCCTGAAATCGAGGCGCTGGGCGCCAGCCTGGTCGCCGTATCCCCCCAGACACCCGACCATTCCCTGTCCATGACGGAAAAGAACAATCTTTCCTTCGCCGTGCTGAGCGACGTTGGCAACACCGTGGCACGGAAATACGGGCTGACATTCTCGTTAAGCGAAGACCTCAAGCCGGTCTACAAGCAGCTGGGGGTCGATCTTGCCGCGTTCAACGGGACCGACGATTATGAATTGCCGATGGCGGCGACTTTCGTGATTGATGAAGACGGGGCCGTGCTGTTGTCCCATGTGGACGCCGATTACACATCGCGGCTCGAGCCGGACGAAATCGTGGCGGCCCTCAAACAGGCGAAAGCCTAG
- a CDS encoding nuclear transport factor 2 family protein, protein MSGERDAVLFANEAFYLAFRTGDLAAMDALWAQRAPVSCIHPGWAALTGRERVMGGWSAILRHGSGGQIECRHAEVQQYGESALVICYEVLDGTVLVACNGFVKQDGRWRMVHHQAGPANMVPGELAMDDDSSSDTEGDPGSNMVH, encoded by the coding sequence ATGAGCGGGGAACGCGACGCCGTCCTGTTCGCGAACGAAGCCTTCTATCTCGCTTTCCGGACAGGCGATCTCGCAGCCATGGATGCGCTCTGGGCGCAGCGCGCGCCCGTGTCCTGCATTCATCCCGGCTGGGCCGCGCTGACCGGCCGGGAGCGCGTCATGGGCGGCTGGTCCGCCATCCTGCGCCATGGCAGCGGGGGCCAGATCGAATGCCGGCACGCGGAAGTTCAGCAATATGGCGAGTCAGCGCTTGTCATCTGCTACGAGGTTCTGGACGGCACCGTGCTCGTCGCCTGCAATGGCTTCGTCAAGCAAGACGGACGCTGGCGGATGGTGCATCACCAGGCCGGGCCCGCCAACATGGTGCCGGGTGAGCTGGCGATGGACGACGATTCGAGCTCGGACACGGAAGGCGACCCGGGCTCGAATATGGTCCATTAG